In Primulina huaijiensis isolate GDHJ02 unplaced genomic scaffold, ASM1229523v2 scaffold3501, whole genome shotgun sequence, a single genomic region encodes these proteins:
- the LOC140968307 gene encoding helicase and polymerase-containing protein TEBICHI isoform X2, with protein sequence MDSRIDQFFVSKKKRKTLSPTAKLGRCEKVARNQIEVSPSSKSSLDSYLVTSKDGHSPAKSLNVPCDQKANQGPVKRNLTLDAGLSSRIENRESHFPTQGLPERPQVSEVAPRLKSELLSDSVPTNCLGKDSYAFGNVVENAELKAFATGFLSLYCSELPFVGSSQSEANLIDKKIHNSSSILQLEDKASERRHSGDGVNQPFTKNGFTSSPKAAQSKTVNESGDKKFKCLQKEIVFHNALESQASLRKCSHTSAPSTAGCDTHSFFTSRLGACGTPQSTRGGSLFSPGEAFWNEAITVVDGLFAPKDGLSSHITEYHESLMVNYEICNSNTVEYGGCRSMVNKGMHTVLDPVCDDGTGSAVGPKGNQNKDLDEEASPMPVKHFDFNLEGNNFDEEMPSHANSDTPCTVASKEKTNASISHHSLQSIILTPIGHINQTKENLTLQGSTFKCVFSTRNMNPVSEDYDISTSGAVDKGYTVVSNNHEPKSSSTPASSSMKDCLDLNNWLPLEICDIYKKKGISKLYPWQVDCLQVDGVLHNRNLVYCASTSAGKSFVAEIIMLRRVFSAGKIALLVLPYVSICAEKAEHLEVLLEPLHKHVRSYYGNQGGGTIPKDTSVAVCTIEKANSLVNRLLEEGRLSELGTIVIDELHMVADQSRGYILELMLTKLRYAAGEGNIGSSSGESGGTSSGKSDPARGLQIVGMSATLPNVAAVADWLQAALYETDFRPVPLEEYVKVGSNIYNKEMEIVRVIPRVADLCGKDPDHIVELCNEVVQEGHSVLIFCSSRKGCESTARHIAKYIKKICVSPRDEDDDFFDINSAIYSLRRSAAGLDPVLEETLPLGVAYHHAGLTVEEREAVETFYRKGLVRVLTATSTLAAGVNLPARRVIFRQPRIGRDFIDGTRYRQMAGRAGRTGIDTKGESVLICKPEEVKKIVALLNDGCPPLYSCLSEDKNGMTHAILEVVAGGIVQTANDIHRYVRCTLLNSIKPFENVVKSAQDSLRWLCHKKFLEWNEETKLYTTTPLGRASFGSSLCPEESLIVLDDLTRAREGFVLASDLHLVYLVTPINVDVEPDWELYYERFMQLPSLDQSVGNRVGVQESFLMRMAHGAPSSHRSRDYSKGFRGNHNHRLGISTNRILSDDQMLRVCKRFYVSLILSRLVQEVSVVEACNAFKVARGMVQALQENAGRFASMVSVFCERLGWHDLESLVAKFQNRVSFGVRAEIVELTAIPYVKGSRARALYKAGLRTPQAIAEASVSEIGKALFESSQWTAQAQRKIQFGVAKKIKNGARKIVLDKAEEARLTAFSAFKSLGLDVPPLSHPLLLNATENVPRKELTSSSGEESTSNFVDLHSNQGLGANGVMLKTEADESNYYSPSVGLVSNGEAKSAGNIRSECPTLFEEGSAIVGSKHNMTNNPIKSASTSIYVSSRNVGNIRNQSSKCFDHDGQKQPKRDTVCVEIREHTLGKSPVKAVSIPGGVDSFLDLWDAATEFFFDIHFNKKFELNSSAPFEIHGMAVCWENSPVYYLNFPKDLLRYDSGGKEHAGMLPPKHQVEVAKKRWIRIGYIMGRKGVRKFTWNLKVQMQVLKSPAVSIQRFSGLHGGIKSLDLDLIDNSYFMFSHVHVKNAIDMCVVAWILSPDEEKSSHPNLEKEVKKRLSSDAAASANRSGRWKDQMQRAAHNGCCRRVAQTRALFSVLWKLLEAEELLEPLVTIETQLVNVLADMEIWGIGVDMEGCLRARHILGSKLKLLEKEAFKLAGKTFSLSMPADIANVLYEHLKLPRPEGSKGKQHPSTDKHCLDMLRNEHPIVPVIKEHRTLAKLLNSTLGSICSLARLSIRSQKYTLHGHWLQTSTATGRLSMEEPNLQCVEHMIEFKMDKDDVESHAIHYKINARDFFIPTQDDWLLITADYCQIELRLMAHFSKDSSLIKLLSSCQADVFTMIAAQWIGKHESSVSSCERDQTKRMVYGILYGMGPNSLAEKLDCSTEDAAERIQSFKKSFPGVAGWLHEAVTACRKKGFVETLKGRKRFLEKIKFGNSKEKSRAQRQAVNSICQGSAADVVKIAMIYVHDIIGEDSEASLPSFINAEEFLILKHRCRILLQVHDELVLEADSSVVKEAGLLLQTCMERAVSLLVPLPVKLQVGRTWGSLEPFMPNPDLK encoded by the exons ATGGATTCCCGCATCGACCAG TTCTTTGTCTCGAAAAAGAAGAGAAAGACTCTGTCACCAACTGCAAAATTGGGGAGATGCGAAAAAGTAGCAAGAAACCAAATTGAAGTCTCTCCAAGTTCGAAAAGTTCTTTGGATAGCTATTTAGTAACCTCAAAGGATGGTCATTCACCTGCAAAATCTTTGAATGTCCCTTGCGATCAAAAGGCTAATCAGGGGCCTGTGAAAAGGAATCTGACCTTGGATGCTGGCTTGTCATCTAGAATTGAAAATCGTGAGTCCCATTTCCCAACCCAGGGACTGCCTGAAAGACCTCAAGTTTCTGAAGTGGCTCCAAGGTTAAAATCTGAATTGCTTTCTGATAGTGTTCCAACTAATTGTCTTGGTAAGGATTCTTACGCATTTGGGAATGTTGTGGAAAATGCTGAACTGAAGGCATTTGCAACTGGATTTTTGTCGTTATATTGTAG CGAGTTACCATTTGTTGGAAGTTCTCAATCAGAAGCAAATCTCATTGATAAGAAAATACATAATAGCTCGTCTATCCTTCAGCTAGAGGATAAAGCATCTGAGAGAAGGCATAGTGGGGATGGTGTGAATCAACCTTTCACCAAGAATGGATTCACTTCCTCACCCAAGGCCGCACAATCTAAAACTGTTAACGAATCTGgagataaaaaatttaaatgccTGCAAAAG GAAATTGTATTCCACAATGCCTTAGAATCACAAGCAAGTTTGAGAAAATGTAGCCACACATCTGCTCCAAGTACTGCTGGATGTGACACACACAGTTTTTTCACCTCCAGACTTGGAGCTTGTGGAACTCCTCAATCTACACGGGGAGGGTCATTGTTCTCTCCTGGAGAAGCGTTTTGGAATGAAGCAATTACAGTTGTAGATGGGTTGTTTGCTCCCAAGGACGGTCTTTCATCCCATATCACAGAATATCACGAATCCCTGATGGTTAATTATGAGATTTGTAATTCAAATACAGTGGAATATGGTGGATGCcgcagtatggtaaacaagggTATGCATACAGTTTTAGACCCAGTTTGTGATGATGGGACTGGTTCTGCTGTAGGCCCCAAGGGGAATCAAAACAAAGATCTGGATGAAGAAGCCTCACCCATGCCTGTGAAGCACTTTGATTTCAATCTTGAGGGAAACAATTTTGATGAAGAGATGCCCTCTCATGCTAATAGTGATACACCTTGTACTGTAGCGAGCAAGGAGAAAACAAATGCTTCTATCAGTCACCATAGTTTACAAAGCATTATTCTTACACCCATTGGCCACATCaatcaaacaaaagaaaatctgACACTGCAAGGATCAACCTTTAAGTGTGTTTTTTCCACTAGAAACATGAATCCAGTGAGTGAAGATTATGACATTTCTACATCTGGTGCAGTGGACAAAGGTTACACCGTGGTTTCCAATAATCATGAGCCAAAAAGTTCCTCTACTCCAGCAAGTTCTTCAATGAAGGACTGCTTGGATTTGAATAATTGGCTCCCCCTTGAAATATGCGACATCTATAAGAAAAAGGGGATATCAAAACTGTATCCTTGGCAG GTTGACTGCCTTCAGGTGGATGGTGTCTTGCATAACCGGAATCTTGTTTATTGTGCATCTACCAG TGCTGGTAAAAGTTTCGTTGCTGAAATAATAATGCTAAGAAGAGTTTTTTCCGCTGGAAAAATTGCCCTTCTTGTACTTCCGTATGTATCTATCTGCGCAGAAAAG GCAGAACACCTTGAAGTTCTTTTAGAACCGTTACATAAGCATGTTCGCAGCTATTATGGAAATCAAGGTGGTGGCACTATTCCCAAGGATACCTCTGTAGCCGTCTGTACTATAGAGAAAGCAAATTCGTTGGTAAACAGATTACTGGAAGAGGGTCGTTTATCAGAGCTTGGTACCATTGTAATTGATGAACTGCACATG GTTGCTGATCAGAGTAGAGGTTATATATTAGAACTCATGTTGACAAAGCTTCGGTATGCAGCTGGTGAAGGCAATATAGGCTCTTCTAGTGGAGAAAGTGGAGGGACGAGTAGTGGTAAGTCTGATCCTGCTCGTGGCCTCCAAATTGTTGGCATGAGTGCAACATTACCCAATGTTGCTGCTGTTGCTGATTGGCTTCAA GCTGCACTTTATGAGACAGACTTTCGACCCGTTCCATTGGAGGAATACGTTAAAGTGGGTAGCAATATATATAACAAAGAGATGGAAATTGTTAGGGTGATCCCTAGAGTGGCTGATCTCTGTGGTAAAGATCCGGATCATATAGTTGAACTATGCAACGAG GTTGTCCAAGAGGGTCACTCAGTCCTAATATTTTGTTCCAGTAGAAAAGGATGTGAATCAACTGCAAGGCATATAGcgaaatatattaaaaaaatttgcgtAAGCCCTCGCGATGAAGACGATGATTTCTTTGATATAAATTCAGCTATTTATTCATTGCGAAGATCTGCTGCTGGGTTGGATCCAGTACTGGAAGAAACTCTTCCTCTTGGAGTAGCTTATCATCACGCCGGGCTCACA GTTGAGGAAAGGGAGGCTGTTGAAACATTCTACCGCAAAGGACTTGTACGTGTCTTGACTGCTACGTCAACACTAGCAGCTGGAGTTAATCTGCCAGCACGAAGAGTGATATTTAGACAACCACGCATTGGTCGTGATTTTATTGATGGGACAAGATACAGGCAGATGGCTGGAAGGGCAGGTCGTACTGGCATAGATACAAAGGGAGAAAGT GTGCTGATTTGCAAGCCAGAGGAGGTCAAGAAAATAGTGGCACTCCTTAATGATGGTTGTCCTCCACTTTATTCTTGCCTGTCAGAAGATAAGAATGGGATGACCCATGCTATACTGGAGGTTGTTGCTGGAGGAATTGTTCAAACAGCAAATGATATTCATCGATATGTTAGGTGTACTCTTCTCAATTCAATTAAACCTTTTGAAAATGTCGTGAAATCAGCCCAAGATTCTCTTCGATGGCTGTGCCATAAAAAGTTTCTTGAATGGAATGAAGAGACGAAGTTGTACACTACTACACCTTTGGGCCGCGCATCTTTTGGAAGTTCTCTCTGTCCAGAGGAATCACTT ATTGTACTGGACGATCTCACGAGGGCGAGAGAAGGATTTGTGCTTGCATCAGATTTACATCTAGTGTACTTAGTAACACCCATTAATGTTGATGTGGAACCAGACTGGGAACTATATTATGAGCGATTCATGCAGTTGCCTTCATTAGACCAG TCTGTTGGAAATCGAGTTGGAGTACAAGAATCCTTTTTGATGCGTATGGCTCATGGAGCACCTTCCTCACATAGATCAAGGGATTATTCCAAAGGCTTTCGCGGAAATCACAATCATAGACTTGGGATTTCGACTAATCGAATTCTCTCAGATGATCAAATGCTTAGAGTGTGTAAACGATTCTATGTTTCTCTTATCTTGTCTCGGCTTGTGCAG GAAGTATCTGTTGTTGAGGCATGCAATGCTTTTAAAGTCGCTAGAGGTATGGTTCAGGCCTTACAAGAAAATGCTGGAAGATTTGCGTCTATGGTTTCTGTATTCTGTGAGAGACTTGGTTGGCATGACCTTGAAAGCTTAGTTGCCAAATTCCAAAATCGTGTTTCATTTGGAGTTAGAGCAGAGATTGTAGAACTTACAGCTATTCCTTACGTTAAG GGTTCACGAGCTAGAGCACTTTATAAGGCTGGTTTGCGAACTCCTCAAGCTATAGCTGAAGCGTCTGTCTCTGAAATTGGCAAAGCACTTTTTGAATCTTCTCAGTGGACTGCACAAG CACAACGGAAAATACAATTTGGAGTTGCCAAGAAGATAAAAAATGGAGCTCGCAAAATTGTTCTTGATAAAGCTGAAGAGGCACGACTCACTGCATTCTCAGCCTTCAAATCTCTTGGACTTGACGTGCCACCATTGTCTCACCCTTTATTACTTAATGCTACCGAAAATGTCCCCAGAAAGGAATTAACATCGTCTTCGGGGGAGGAATCAACTAGCAACTTTGTTGATCTTCATTCAAATCAAGGTTTGGGGGCCAACGGAGTTATGTTAAAAACTGAGGCGGACGAATCAAACTACTACTCTCCATCTGTTGGACTTGTGTCAAACGGTGAAGCAAAATCAGCGGGCAATATTCGAAGTGAATGTCCTACTTTATTTGAAGAAGGATCCGCTATTGTGGGGTCTAAGCATAATATGACTAACAATCCCATAAAAAGTGCAAGCACGTCCATCTATGTCTCATCAAGAAACGTTGGTAATATCAGAAATCAGTCTAGTAAGTGTTTTGACCATGATGGTCAGAAACAACCTAAAAGAGACACTGTATGTGTGGAAATCAGAGAACACACATTGGGAAAAAGTCCTGTGAAGGCAGTTAGTATTCCTGGGGGAGTCGATTCTTTCTTGGATCTTTGGGATGCAGCAACAGAGTTTTTTTTTGATatacattttaataaaaaatttgaattgaaCTCTTCTGCTCCATTTGAAATACATGGCATGGCGGTTTGCTGGGAAAACTCTCCTGTGTATTACTTAAATTTCCCAAAGGACTTATTACGCTATGACAGTGGAGGAAAAGAACATGCTGGTATGCTACCACCAAAGCATCAGGTGGAGGTAGCCAAGAAACGGTGGATAAGGATTGGGTATATAATGGGGAGAAAAGGAGTCAGAAAATTTACTTGGAACTTAAAAGTTCAGATGCAGGTGCTCAAAAGTCCAGCTGTTTCTATTCAGAGGTTTAGCGGTCTGCATGGTGGAATTAAAAGTCTGGATCTGGATCTTATTGACAATTCATACTTCATGTTTTCCCATGTCCATGTAAAGAACGCAATTGATATGTGTGTTGTGGCATGGATTCTTTCGCCTGATGAAGAGAAAAGTTCTCATCCTAATCTGGAAAAG GAAGTTAAAAAGAGATTATCTAGTGATGCTGCAGCTTCAGCGAATAGAAGTGGTCGATGGAAGGATCAGATGCAAAGAGCTGCACATAACGGTTGCTGTCGCAGAGTTGCACAAACTCGAGCTTTGTTTTCTGTTCTGTGGAAATTATTAGAGGCTGAAGAACTGCTTGAACCACTTGTGACTATTGAAACTCAGCTG GTAAATGTTCTTGCTGATATGGAGATTTGGGGAATTGGTGTTGACATGGAAGGATGCCTTAGAGCGCGTCATATTCTTGGAAGTAAACTAAAGCTTTTGGAGAAGGAAGCTTTCAAATTGGCTGGCAAGACATTTTCATTATCGATGCCAGCTGACATAGCTAATGTACTCTATGAACACTTGAAACTTCCCAGGCCAGAAGGGAGTAAGGGAAAACAACATCCAAGTACTGACAAACATTGTCTGGATATGTTGAG GAATGAGCATCCCATTGTTCCAGTTATTAAAGAGCACCGAACATTAGCTAAACTTTTGAATTCTACTTTGGGGTCAATTTGTTCACTTGCTAGGCTTTCTATAAGGAGCCAGAAGTATACTTTGCACGGTCATTGGCTCCAGACGTCAACAGCAACTGGTCGACTGTCAATGGAGGAGCCTAACCTCCAG TGTGTTGAGCATATGATTGAGTTCAAAATGGATAAAGATGATGTTGAATCGCATGCCATTCACTATAAGATTAATGCTCGTGATTTCTTCATACCTACTCAG GATGATTGGCTGCTCATAACGGCAGATTATTGCCAGATAGAGCTGAGACTCATGGCCCATTTCTCAAAAGATTCTTCATTGATTAAACTTCTGAGTAGTTGTCAGGCCGATGTATTTACCATGATTGCTGCACAATGGATTGGGAAACATGAGTCAAGTGTGAGCTCATGTGAGCGAGATCAAACAAAGAGAATGGTTTATGGAATCCTATATGGTATGGGCCCTAACTCACTCGCAGAAAAACTGGACTGCAGTACAGAAGATGCTGCAGAACGAATTCAGAGCTTCAAGAAATCTTTTCCTGGTGTTGCTGGCTGGTTGCATGAAGCAGTCACAGCCTGTCGTAAAAAAGG TTTTGTGGAGACCCTTAAGGGAAGAAAACGTTTCttggaaaaaattaaatttggtaACAGTAAAGAAAAATCCAGAGCTCAAAGACAAGCTGTGAACTCTATATGCCAG GGATCTGCCGCTGATGTCGTAAAAATTGCAATGATATATGTCCATGATATTATTGGTGAGGATTCTGAAGCATCTTTGCCTAGTTTCATAAATGCTGAAGAGTTTCTGATTCTTAAACATCGATGCCGAATCCTTCTACAG GTACATGATGAACTAGTCCTGGAAGCTGATTCTTCAGTTGTTAAGGAAGCTGGGCTGTTACTTCAAACATGCATGGAAAGGGCTGTGTCGCTTCTTG TTCCTTTGCCTGTTAAATTGCAAGTCGGGAGAACTTGGGGGTCTTTGGAGCCATTCATGCCTAATCCAGACTTGAAGTAA